The Streptomyces tendae genome has a window encoding:
- a CDS encoding PP2C family protein-serine/threonine phosphatase produces the protein MLDISSRVRVHVETLPATQNDMGVCDAFEQYVPVGKPDAMNAPHPPKVAGIDSTVPAPAHTVAPATSTSPPSAANPQNAPGALLQDRLAGWVSDLTTLHELTERLVRAGTLDEALKELLRAGAALVGARRGLVSLEPADGRGQAATVGLGLGRADLGHIETVPRGSLPYGRMLDGLPGGDDGVAEPDLFAEKGLDPRHREVAARLGYAASYSLPLATGPAGRLGAVVWLYDEPAEPAERQRHLVGLYVRQAAEHLAQLLELEHTRACMATMTEELLPSRLPRVAGVQLAARHRTCPSGGGDWYDALPLPDAALGLAVGSVTGSGPSAVAAMGRLRASLRAYAVMEGEDPVAVLSDLELLLRLTEPARSATALFGYCEPALRRITLAGAGHSPPLLVGERRTEFVETSVSAPLGMLACWEAPSVEVQAEAGETVLLYTDGLLHRTGDPTDRAFARLHAAAAGVPRAIRRDPGAVADHVLRAVLPEGADAEDSSEDVVLLAARFD, from the coding sequence ATGCTGGACATCTCCTCACGAGTACGTGTACATGTGGAGACACTGCCGGCGACGCAGAATGACATGGGGGTTTGCGATGCTTTTGAGCAGTACGTACCGGTCGGAAAGCCGGACGCCATGAACGCCCCGCACCCTCCGAAAGTGGCCGGAATCGATTCAACGGTTCCCGCCCCGGCACACACTGTCGCGCCCGCCACGAGTACCTCTCCGCCCTCCGCGGCAAACCCCCAGAACGCCCCGGGTGCGCTGCTCCAGGACCGCCTCGCCGGCTGGGTCTCGGACCTCACGACGCTGCACGAACTCACCGAGCGGCTGGTGCGCGCCGGCACGCTCGACGAAGCGCTGAAGGAGCTGCTGCGCGCGGGTGCCGCGCTGGTCGGCGCCCGGCGCGGTCTCGTCTCCCTGGAACCCGCCGACGGCCGGGGCCAGGCCGCCACGGTGGGGCTCGGCCTCGGCCGCGCGGACCTCGGCCACATCGAGACGGTGCCGCGCGGCTCCCTGCCGTACGGCCGGATGCTCGACGGGCTGCCCGGCGGGGACGACGGCGTCGCCGAGCCCGACCTGTTCGCCGAGAAGGGCCTCGACCCCCGGCACCGCGAGGTCGCCGCCCGCCTCGGCTACGCCGCCAGCTACAGCCTCCCCCTCGCCACCGGGCCCGCCGGACGCCTGGGCGCGGTCGTCTGGCTCTACGACGAACCCGCCGAGCCCGCGGAGCGGCAGCGCCACCTCGTCGGCCTGTACGTCCGTCAGGCCGCGGAGCACCTCGCCCAACTCCTCGAACTGGAGCACACGCGCGCGTGCATGGCCACGATGACCGAGGAGCTGCTGCCCTCCCGCCTGCCCCGGGTGGCCGGCGTGCAGCTGGCCGCGCGGCACCGCACCTGCCCGAGCGGAGGCGGCGACTGGTACGACGCGCTGCCGCTGCCGGACGCCGCGCTCGGCCTCGCCGTCGGTTCGGTCACCGGTTCCGGCCCCAGCGCGGTCGCCGCGATGGGACGGCTGCGGGCCTCACTGCGCGCGTACGCCGTGATGGAGGGCGAGGACCCGGTCGCGGTGCTCTCCGACCTGGAGCTGCTGCTGCGGCTGACCGAGCCGGCCCGTTCGGCCACCGCCCTGTTCGGCTACTGCGAACCGGCGCTGCGCCGGATCACCCTGGCGGGGGCGGGCCACAGTCCGCCGCTGCTGGTCGGCGAGCGTCGCACCGAGTTCGTGGAGACGTCCGTCTCGGCGCCCCTCGGCATGCTCGCCTGCTGGGAGGCGCCGAGCGTGGAGGTCCAGGCGGAGGCGGGCGAGACGGTACTGCTGTACACCGACGGCCTGCTGCACCGCACCGGCGATCCGACCGACCGTGCCTTCGCCCGGCTGCACGCCGCCGCGGCCGGGGTGCCCCGGGCGATTCGCCGCGACCCCGGTGCCGTCGCCGACCACGTGCTGCGGGCGGTGCTGCCGGAGGGCGCGGACGCCGAGGACTCCTCGGAGGACGTGGTGCTCCTCGCGGCCCGCTTCGACTAA
- a CDS encoding DinB family protein: MTASSPAASPAASRTGLLRRQFDLTWSLFEYHLERLEPEDFLWEPAPHCWTVRRAADGTWVPDWAETEPDPVPVPTIAWVSWHIGWWWSVTLDHARGVRPRERTEITWPGEGAATVDGLRALRAEWLAYLDGVTDADLDATAPFPWPHDPARTKADMIAWVNAELMKNIAEIGQLRLIRAAS, encoded by the coding sequence GTGACCGCATCTTCCCCCGCCGCTTCCCCCGCCGCCTCGCGCACCGGTCTGCTGCGCCGGCAGTTCGACCTGACCTGGTCCCTGTTCGAGTACCACCTGGAGCGTCTGGAGCCGGAGGACTTCCTCTGGGAGCCGGCCCCGCACTGCTGGACCGTGCGCCGCGCCGCCGACGGCACCTGGGTCCCCGACTGGGCGGAGACCGAGCCGGACCCCGTCCCGGTGCCCACCATCGCCTGGGTGAGCTGGCACATCGGCTGGTGGTGGAGCGTCACCCTGGACCACGCGCGCGGGGTCCGCCCCCGGGAGCGGACCGAGATCACCTGGCCGGGTGAGGGAGCCGCGACCGTCGACGGGCTCCGCGCGCTGCGCGCGGAATGGCTCGCGTACCTGGACGGCGTGACCGACGCGGACCTGGACGCCACGGCGCCCTTCCCCTGGCCGCACGACCCGGCCCGCACCAAGGCCGACATGATCGCCTGGGTGAACGCCGAACTGATGAAGAACATCGCGGAGATCGGTCAGCTCCGCCTGATCCGGGCGGCGTCATGA
- a CDS encoding ATP-binding protein yields the protein MSIWWSLHLRRDAASVPLARRLLLGTMETAGVDPEISYDLSVALSEACANAVEHGGDTAREGISEAFRVTAYLDGEKCRIEVADAGPGFPAVTAGRTRPPARPAPSEAEHGRGLCLIQELADHVHIGNKPGRGGAVVSFDKILKWREDAPLTAV from the coding sequence ATGAGCATCTGGTGGTCACTCCATCTGCGGCGCGATGCCGCCAGCGTGCCGCTCGCCCGGCGCCTGCTGCTCGGCACCATGGAGACCGCGGGGGTGGACCCGGAGATCTCCTACGACCTGTCCGTCGCCCTCAGCGAGGCCTGCGCGAACGCCGTGGAGCACGGCGGCGACACCGCGCGGGAGGGCATCTCGGAGGCGTTCCGGGTGACCGCCTACCTGGACGGCGAGAAGTGCCGCATCGAGGTCGCCGACGCGGGACCCGGCTTCCCCGCCGTCACGGCCGGCCGCACCCGGCCACCCGCCAGACCCGCACCCTCCGAGGCGGAGCACGGCCGGGGTCTCTGTCTCATCCAGGAGCTGGCCGACCACGTCCACATCGGCAACAAGCCGGGCCGGGGCGGTGCCGTGGTGAGCTTCGACAAGATCCTCAAATGGCGTGAGGACGCGCCGCTGACGGCCGTGTAG
- a CDS encoding S1C family serine protease, with translation MSTENEGSAVPPAPSAPPPPPADAPAASAPQGAHAGAAPAAGDPYGAQGSPAHQDPGPYGGAPAGPPPGGSSSAPDASWPPPPPPSTPSYGGDGGAGHGAAGHGGGWGSGWGTPYQQPAPKSGGGRGRVVAAVLVAALVAGGLGGGLGYTLARENDSGGSTTVSSSTSGGNVKRDPGTVAAVAAAALPSTVTIEAASSNGEGGTGTGFVFDKQGHIVTNNHVVADAVDGGKLSATFPDGKKYDAEVVGNAQGYDVAVIKLKNAPSDLKPLTLGNSDEVAVGDSTIAIGAPFGLSNTVTTGIISAKNRPVASSDGSGSQASYMSALQTDASINPGNSGGPLLDAQGNVIGINSAIQSTGNGGFGTGQAGSIGLGFAIPINQAKYVAQELIRTGKPVYAKIGASVSLEDTASGAKITEQGVGGTEPVDPGGPADKAGLRPGDVITKLDDRVIDSGPTLIGEIWTHKPGDEVTLTYERGGKERTTELTLGSRVGDS, from the coding sequence GTGAGCACCGAGAACGAGGGCAGCGCGGTACCCCCGGCCCCGTCCGCTCCGCCGCCCCCGCCGGCGGATGCTCCCGCTGCCTCCGCTCCCCAGGGCGCGCACGCGGGGGCGGCTCCGGCGGCCGGCGACCCCTACGGCGCCCAGGGCTCCCCCGCACACCAGGACCCCGGCCCCTACGGCGGCGCCCCGGCCGGCCCTCCCCCCGGCGGGTCCTCCTCCGCCCCTGACGCCTCCTGGCCCCCGCCCCCGCCGCCGTCCACCCCGTCGTACGGCGGTGACGGCGGTGCGGGGCACGGTGCCGCGGGCCACGGCGGTGGCTGGGGCAGCGGCTGGGGCACCCCGTACCAGCAGCCCGCCCCGAAGAGCGGCGGCGGGCGCGGACGCGTCGTCGCCGCGGTCCTGGTCGCCGCGCTGGTCGCGGGTGGTCTGGGCGGCGGCCTCGGCTACACGCTCGCCCGGGAGAACGACAGCGGCGGCTCGACGACCGTCTCGTCGTCCACCAGCGGCGGCAACGTCAAGCGCGACCCGGGCACGGTCGCCGCCGTCGCCGCGGCGGCGCTGCCCAGCACGGTCACCATCGAGGCCGCGAGCAGCAACGGCGAGGGCGGCACCGGCACCGGCTTCGTCTTCGACAAGCAGGGCCACATCGTCACCAACAACCACGTCGTGGCGGACGCCGTCGACGGGGGCAAGCTGTCCGCGACCTTCCCCGACGGCAAGAAGTACGACGCCGAGGTCGTCGGCAACGCGCAGGGGTACGACGTCGCCGTCATCAAGCTGAAGAACGCGCCGTCGGACCTCAAGCCGCTCACCCTGGGCAACTCCGACGAGGTGGCCGTCGGCGACTCGACCATCGCGATCGGCGCGCCCTTCGGTCTGTCCAACACGGTGACCACCGGCATCATCAGCGCGAAGAACCGTCCGGTGGCGTCCAGCGACGGCAGCGGCAGCCAGGCCTCCTACATGAGCGCCCTGCAGACCGACGCGTCCATCAACCCGGGCAACTCCGGAGGCCCGCTGCTGGACGCGCAGGGCAACGTGATCGGCATCAACTCCGCGATCCAGTCGACCGGCAACGGCGGCTTCGGAACGGGGCAGGCCGGCTCGATCGGCCTGGGCTTCGCCATCCCGATCAACCAGGCCAAGTACGTCGCCCAGGAACTGATCAGGACGGGCAAGCCGGTGTACGCCAAGATCGGCGCGTCCGTCTCCCTGGAGGACACGGCGAGCGGCGCGAAGATCACCGAGCAGGGTGTGGGCGGCACGGAACCCGTCGACCCGGGCGGCCCCGCCGACAAGGCCGGCCTGCGTCCCGGTGACGTCATCACCAAGCTCGACGACCGGGTCATCGACTCCGGCCCCACCCTGATCGGCGAGATCTGGACCCACAAGCCCGGCGACGAGGTCACGCTCACCTACGAACGCGGCGGCAAGGAGCGCACCACGGAACTCACGCTGGGCTCCCGCGTGGGCGACAGCTGA
- a CDS encoding DUF5926 family protein: MAKKRPQTKAKRPQLTDGQIPVVGAREPCPCGSGRRYKACHGRAAAQAVTELVRRPFEGLPGECDWVALRELVPAATVELTLKDGLPEGVPSVTLATVLPMAWPALRRDDGSVLLGLQNDTSSGDISRDLADTLQRALTADPGTPVQARRAPADGPRLQDLLAPEGPFEPVVHDGFEFWVPDPENATPDVTASLERANAAAIPTVKLTGVDSAYWCETPEKNHLRWVMPHPEEQLLDALARLHAAGQSSLGEGTRLVGSFRAHGLTVPVWDLPSGVGAEDVEKPAAEFAERLATALAADAPLTADERRARGGLTNRQVTLS, translated from the coding sequence ATGGCCAAGAAGCGACCTCAGACGAAGGCCAAGCGCCCGCAGCTCACGGACGGGCAGATCCCGGTCGTCGGCGCCCGCGAACCCTGCCCCTGCGGCAGCGGCCGCCGCTACAAGGCGTGCCACGGCCGCGCCGCCGCGCAGGCGGTGACGGAGCTGGTGCGCCGCCCCTTCGAGGGCCTGCCGGGCGAGTGCGACTGGGTGGCGCTGCGCGAGCTGGTGCCGGCCGCCACCGTCGAGCTGACCCTGAAGGACGGCCTGCCCGAGGGCGTCCCCTCGGTCACCCTGGCCACGGTGCTGCCGATGGCCTGGCCGGCGCTGCGCCGCGACGACGGCTCGGTGCTGCTCGGCCTGCAGAACGACACCTCCTCCGGCGACATCAGCCGCGACCTGGCCGACACGCTGCAGCGTGCGCTCACCGCCGACCCGGGCACCCCGGTGCAGGCGCGGCGCGCTCCGGCCGACGGCCCCCGGCTGCAGGACCTGCTCGCCCCCGAGGGACCTTTCGAGCCGGTGGTGCACGACGGCTTCGAGTTCTGGGTGCCGGACCCGGAGAACGCCACGCCGGACGTCACCGCCTCCCTGGAGCGGGCCAACGCGGCGGCCATCCCGACGGTCAAGCTGACGGGCGTGGACTCGGCGTACTGGTGCGAGACGCCGGAGAAGAACCACCTGCGGTGGGTCATGCCGCACCCCGAGGAGCAGCTTCTGGACGCTCTCGCGCGGCTGCACGCGGCCGGGCAGTCGTCCCTCGGTGAGGGGACGCGCCTGGTGGGTTCCTTCCGTGCCCACGGGCTCACCGTGCCGGTGTGGGACCTGCCCAGCGGGGTCGGTGCCGAGGACGTGGAGAAGCCGGCGGCCGAGTTCGCCGAGCGGCTCGCCACCGCGCTGGCCGCCGACGCGCCCCTCACCGCCGACGAGCGCCGGGCCCGTGGCGGTCTGACGAACCGCCAGGTCACGTTGAGCTGA
- a CDS encoding aminopeptidase P family protein: MTVAEELPETPETADEEPVKQRKNGLYPGVSDELAANMQSGWADTELHDLEPIAQAAETAARRAALSVRFPGERLVIPAGNLKTRSNDTEYPFRASVEYAYLTGNQTEDGVLVMEPTAEGHQETIYLLPRSNRENGEFWLDGQGELWVGRRHSLTEAEKLYGIPASDVRELAGALREATGPVRVVRGFDAGIEAALADKVTAERDEELRVFLSEMRLVKDEFEVGELQKAVDSTVRGFEDVVKVLDKAEATSERYIEGTFFLRARVEGNDVGYGSICAAGPHACTLHWVRNDGPVRSGDLLLLDAGVETHTYYTADVTRTLPIDGRYTELQKKIYDAVYDAQEAGIAAVKPGAKYRDFHDAAQRVLAERLVEWGLVEGPVERVLELGLQRRWTLHGTGHMLGMDVHDCAAARTETYVDGTLEPGMVLTVEPGLYFQADDLTVPEEYRGIGVRIEDDILVTEDGNRNLSAALPRRSDEVEAWMAGLKG; encoded by the coding sequence ATGACCGTGGCGGAGGAGCTGCCGGAGACCCCGGAGACTGCCGACGAGGAGCCCGTCAAGCAGCGGAAGAACGGCCTGTACCCGGGCGTGTCCGACGAGCTGGCCGCGAACATGCAGAGCGGCTGGGCCGACACCGAGCTGCATGACCTGGAGCCGATCGCGCAGGCCGCCGAGACGGCCGCCCGCCGTGCGGCGCTGTCGGTCCGCTTCCCCGGCGAGCGCCTGGTGATCCCCGCGGGCAATCTGAAGACCCGGTCGAACGACACGGAGTACCCCTTCCGCGCGTCCGTCGAGTACGCGTACCTCACCGGCAACCAGACGGAGGACGGCGTCCTCGTCATGGAGCCGACGGCCGAGGGCCACCAGGAGACGATCTACCTCCTGCCGCGCTCCAACCGTGAGAACGGCGAGTTCTGGCTGGACGGGCAGGGTGAGCTGTGGGTCGGCCGCCGCCACTCCCTGACCGAGGCCGAAAAGCTGTACGGCATCCCCGCCTCCGACGTCCGCGAGCTGGCAGGCGCGCTGCGCGAGGCCACCGGCCCGGTCCGCGTGGTGCGCGGTTTCGACGCCGGCATCGAAGCGGCGCTGGCCGACAAGGTCACCGCCGAGCGCGACGAGGAACTGCGGGTCTTCCTCTCCGAGATGCGGCTCGTCAAGGACGAGTTCGAGGTCGGCGAGCTGCAGAAGGCCGTCGACTCCACGGTGCGCGGCTTCGAGGACGTGGTGAAGGTCCTCGACAAGGCCGAGGCGACCAGCGAGCGCTACATCGAGGGAACGTTCTTCCTGCGCGCCCGCGTCGAGGGCAACGACGTCGGCTACGGCTCCATCTGCGCCGCCGGCCCGCACGCCTGCACCCTGCACTGGGTGCGCAACGACGGCCCGGTCCGCTCCGGCGACCTGCTGCTGCTCGACGCCGGTGTGGAGACGCACACGTACTACACGGCCGACGTCACGCGCACCCTGCCGATCGACGGCCGCTACACCGAGCTGCAGAAGAAGATCTACGACGCCGTGTACGACGCCCAGGAGGCCGGCATCGCGGCCGTGAAGCCGGGCGCGAAGTACCGCGACTTCCACGACGCCGCGCAGCGTGTGCTGGCCGAGCGGCTGGTCGAGTGGGGTCTGGTCGAGGGCCCGGTGGAGCGGGTGCTGGAGCTGGGCCTGCAGCGCCGCTGGACGCTGCACGGCACCGGGCACATGCTCGGCATGGACGTCCACGACTGCGCCGCCGCGCGGACCGAGACCTACGTCGACGGCACCCTGGAGCCGGGCATGGTCCTCACCGTGGAGCCGGGCCTGTACTTCCAGGCCGACGACCTGACGGTCCCCGAGGAGTACCGGGGCATCGGCGTGCGCATCGAGGACGACATCCTCGTCACCGAGGACGGCAACCGGAACCTGTCCGCGGCGCTGCCCCGCCGTTCGGACGAGGTCGAGGCGTGGATGGCGGGCCTGAAGGGCTGA
- a CDS encoding ATP-binding protein: protein MRHRARIGRFPVQADGASTPWRGAKEVSGVALVVAQEVPTSSSMAVPHGPAGVGKARRRMRAQLRDGGVPESVVDDAVLILSELLSNACKHGRPLGDALAGDGDVRAAWRVDPRGRLVVEVTDGGGPTRPAPATPSVTAHGGRGLNIITALSDDWGVRDEVPGEVTVWVVVHDDVHDPDARSCHRREDFAARVTAPPVSHIAGLDFADVFDDLD from the coding sequence GTGCGTCACCGCGCACGGATCGGCCGGTTTCCGGTTCAGGCCGATGGGGCATCCACACCGTGGCGTGGGGCGAAGGAGGTCTCGGGGGTGGCGTTGGTGGTGGCACAGGAGGTGCCCACGTCGTCGAGCATGGCCGTGCCCCATGGCCCTGCGGGCGTGGGGAAGGCGAGGCGCCGGATGCGCGCGCAGCTGCGCGACGGAGGCGTTCCGGAATCGGTCGTCGACGATGCCGTACTGATCCTTTCCGAGCTGTTGAGCAACGCGTGCAAACACGGCCGGCCCCTGGGCGACGCTCTCGCCGGGGACGGCGACGTGCGGGCGGCCTGGCGGGTGGATCCGCGCGGCCGGCTCGTCGTGGAGGTCACGGACGGCGGCGGCCCGACCCGCCCCGCACCGGCCACCCCGTCGGTCACGGCGCACGGCGGCCGCGGGCTGAACATCATCACCGCGCTGTCCGACGACTGGGGCGTACGGGACGAGGTTCCCGGGGAGGTCACGGTGTGGGTCGTCGTCCACGACGACGTGCACGACCCGGACGCCAGGAGCTGTCACCGCCGCGAGGACTTCGCCGCGCGGGTGACCGCCCCGCCCGTCTCGCACATCGCCGGCCTGGACTTCGCGGACGTCTTCGACGACCTGGACTGA
- a CDS encoding bifunctional DNA primase/polymerase has protein sequence MREILGRRRRLLSRRGDGGPDLIGAALTFAAQWQWPVLPGVAADPQNGSRCACPDPECTVPGAHPFDPGLLAATTDPRMVRWWWTNRPTAPVVLATGGKAPCAVSLPALPAASALTALERRGMRLGPVVASPARWAILVKPYSLEQLGELLYAKDFVPGSLRFHGEGGYLALPPSTTAQGDIRWERAPLPGSVAPWVPDVEAVVDAVVDALTRTGVSAPEM, from the coding sequence ATGCGCGAGATCCTCGGAAGGCGACGCAGGCTCCTGTCCCGGCGCGGTGACGGAGGGCCCGATCTGATCGGTGCGGCCCTGACCTTCGCCGCGCAGTGGCAGTGGCCCGTACTCCCCGGTGTGGCGGCCGACCCGCAGAACGGGTCCCGCTGCGCCTGCCCCGACCCGGAGTGCACGGTCCCGGGCGCCCACCCGTTCGACCCCGGCCTCCTCGCCGCCACCACCGACCCGCGCATGGTGCGCTGGTGGTGGACCAACCGGCCGACGGCGCCCGTCGTGCTCGCCACCGGCGGCAAGGCCCCGTGCGCTGTGTCCCTGCCCGCCCTGCCGGCTGCCAGCGCGCTCACCGCGCTGGAACGCCGGGGGATGCGGCTCGGCCCGGTCGTCGCCTCGCCGGCCCGCTGGGCGATCCTCGTGAAGCCCTACTCCCTGGAGCAGCTGGGCGAACTGCTGTACGCCAAGGACTTCGTCCCCGGCTCGCTCCGCTTCCACGGCGAGGGCGGCTACCTCGCCCTGCCGCCGTCCACCACCGCGCAGGGCGATATCCGCTGGGAGCGGGCGCCGCTGCCCGGCTCGGTGGCGCCCTGGGTGCCCGATGTCGAGGCCGTGGTGGACGCCGTGGTCGACGCCCTCACCCGTACGGGTGTGAGCGCGCCCGAGATGTAG
- a CDS encoding calcium-binding protein, whose amino-acid sequence MHRQVKSTVVAICGSLALGGLMAPDASATGDGPRITRVVVNGGKNIVVGPTAVTYFTASVTASDPSGVKETWLDLRHGGGSYDDHDGAIARAGVLKCTASSSTTTTCTSSFQVKANARAITNEVTNAFAGTWHVSVGAFSGNRVQSWDDSYLTVKVQRASQLTVNATPEPVTKGKTITVTGKLSRANWDTRKYAGYTGQPVKLQFRKKGSTTYSTIKTITTSSTGTLKTTVRASVDGYYRYSFAGTSTTPATNASGDFVDVR is encoded by the coding sequence ATGCATAGACAGGTCAAGTCCACGGTGGTGGCGATCTGCGGTTCCCTGGCTTTGGGCGGGCTCATGGCCCCCGACGCCAGTGCGACCGGCGACGGGCCGAGGATCACCAGGGTGGTCGTCAACGGCGGCAAGAACATCGTGGTGGGCCCCACCGCCGTCACGTACTTCACCGCGTCGGTGACCGCCTCCGACCCCTCCGGCGTGAAGGAGACCTGGCTCGACCTCCGGCATGGCGGCGGCTCCTATGACGACCATGACGGCGCGATCGCCCGGGCTGGCGTGCTCAAGTGCACCGCATCAAGTTCCACCACCACGACCTGCACAAGCTCCTTCCAGGTCAAAGCCAATGCCCGGGCTATCACCAACGAGGTGACCAACGCATTCGCTGGCACCTGGCATGTCAGCGTGGGCGCCTTCTCCGGCAACCGGGTCCAGTCGTGGGATGATTCATACCTCACTGTCAAGGTGCAGCGCGCGTCCCAGCTCACCGTCAATGCCACGCCGGAGCCCGTGACGAAGGGAAAGACCATCACGGTCACGGGAAAGCTGTCGCGCGCCAACTGGGACACCCGCAAGTACGCGGGCTACACGGGCCAGCCCGTCAAGCTTCAGTTCCGGAAGAAGGGCAGCACCACATACAGCACGATCAAGACCATCACGACAAGCAGCACTGGCACGCTGAAGACCACGGTGAGGGCTTCGGTCGACGGGTACTACCGCTACTCCTTCGCGGGCACCTCGACAACGCCGGCGACCAATGCCAGTGGTGACTTCGTGGACGTGAGGTAA
- a CDS encoding glycerophosphodiester phosphodiesterase — MTHARQHLTRVVAHRGASEDAPEHTLAAYRKAIEDGADALECDVRLTADGHLVCVHDRRVNRTSNGRGAVSALELSDLAALDFGSWKSRDAAGGPRVEEPDWEHRPEDREATSVLTLERLLELVSDSGRRVELAIETKHPTRWAGQVEERLLVLLKRFGLDAPADREDSPVRVMSFSARSLHRVRAAAPTLPTVYLMQFVTPRLRDGRLPVGVDIAGPSIRILRSHPTYIERLKRSGRQVHVWTVNDARDVDLCVDLGVDAIITNRPRAVLDRLGR; from the coding sequence GTGACCCACGCACGACAGCACCTGACCCGAGTCGTCGCGCACCGCGGAGCCTCCGAGGACGCCCCTGAGCACACCCTGGCCGCGTACCGCAAGGCGATCGAGGACGGCGCGGACGCACTGGAATGCGACGTACGCCTCACCGCCGACGGCCACCTGGTCTGCGTACACGACCGTCGCGTCAACCGTACGTCGAACGGGCGCGGTGCGGTCTCGGCGCTCGAGCTCTCCGATCTCGCCGCCCTCGACTTCGGCTCCTGGAAGAGCCGGGACGCGGCCGGCGGACCTCGCGTCGAGGAGCCCGACTGGGAGCACCGCCCGGAGGACCGCGAGGCGACCTCCGTCCTCACCCTGGAGCGGCTGCTGGAGCTCGTCTCGGACTCCGGGCGCCGGGTGGAGCTGGCGATCGAGACCAAGCACCCCACGCGGTGGGCGGGACAGGTGGAGGAGCGGCTGCTGGTCCTGCTCAAACGCTTCGGGCTGGACGCGCCCGCCGACCGGGAGGACTCACCGGTGCGCGTGATGAGCTTCTCCGCGCGGTCCCTGCACCGCGTGCGGGCCGCCGCCCCGACGCTTCCGACGGTCTACCTGATGCAGTTCGTCACACCGAGGCTGCGCGACGGGCGGCTGCCCGTCGGTGTGGACATCGCCGGTCCGTCGATCCGCATCCTGCGCAGTCACCCCACGTACATCGAGCGACTGAAGCGATCCGGCCGTCAGGTGCACGTCTGGACGGTGAACGACGCGCGGGACGTGGACCTCTGCGTCGACCTCGGCGTGGACGCCATCATCACCAACCGCCCGCGCGCGGTGCTCGACCGGCTGGGCCGCTGA
- a CDS encoding YcnI family copper-binding membrane protein, protein MKASRIAAAGAVAGAAVLAVSTPCFAHVSVQPEGEAAKGGYAVVGFKVPNERDNASTTKVEVTFPTDHPLASVMPQPVDGWDIKVTKSRLAKPLEMHGKKIDEAVSKVTWTAKGDGIQPGFFQKFPVSVGTLPEDTDELVFKALQTYSNKEVVRWIEVPQDGQEEPDNPAPVLALSAPAEDGHGHGAAADDKASGDAEKASAQTSAASDDDGSGGTDTTARVLGVVGIVVGAAGVAYGVLAGRRRTA, encoded by the coding sequence ATGAAGGCTTCCCGTATCGCCGCCGCCGGCGCCGTCGCCGGTGCCGCCGTCCTCGCCGTGTCCACCCCCTGCTTCGCGCACGTCAGCGTGCAGCCCGAGGGTGAGGCCGCGAAGGGCGGCTACGCGGTCGTCGGCTTCAAGGTCCCCAACGAGCGGGACAACGCCTCGACCACCAAGGTCGAGGTCACCTTCCCCACGGACCACCCCCTGGCGTCCGTGATGCCGCAGCCCGTCGACGGCTGGGACATCAAGGTCACCAAGTCGCGCCTGGCCAAGCCGCTCGAGATGCACGGCAAGAAGATCGACGAGGCCGTCTCCAAGGTCACCTGGACCGCCAAGGGCGACGGCATCCAGCCGGGCTTCTTCCAGAAGTTCCCGGTGTCCGTGGGCACCCTGCCCGAGGACACCGACGAGCTCGTCTTCAAGGCCCTGCAGACGTACTCCAACAAGGAGGTCGTCCGCTGGATCGAGGTGCCGCAGGACGGTCAGGAGGAGCCCGACAACCCGGCTCCCGTGCTCGCCCTGTCCGCGCCCGCCGAGGACGGTCACGGTCACGGCGCCGCTGCCGACGACAAGGCGTCCGGCGACGCCGAGAAGGCCTCCGCGCAGACCTCCGCCGCGTCGGACGACGACGGCTCCGGCGGCACCGACACCACCGCCCGCGTCCTGGGCGTCGTCGGCATCGTGGTCGGCGCCGCGGGCGTCGCCTACGGCGTCCTCGCCGGGCGCCGGCGCACCGCCTGA